The genomic window ATGCGGGCGCCATGCTCACGACCGCCCAACTGGTCCGCGGCGGGAGTTCGGCCCGGATGAACATGCAGGACATCGGGGCCAGCTACCAGTTCTCGCCCGGCTGGGTGGTCGGCGGCGCCCTGTCCTTCTACCAGATGGACGACAAGCGCTGGACCACCTTGACGGGTGGCGTGCAGTACTTCTTCTCACGCCGCACCAACGTCTATGCCAACTTCGCGTCGCTGCGCGCGTCGGGTCCCAACAACAACCAAGCCCAGCTGTTTACTGCGCTGGCTTCCTCATCACGATCGCAGTTCTCCACGATGGTGGGTATCCGCCACGTGTTCTAAAGGCCAGGACAACACCGAGCAAGTTCCGCGTGCGTCGCGCACGCGACGTTGCAAACCCCGTGATGGCAATCGCCATGGCGGGGTTTTTTTTGTGCGCCCGGCCAGTAGGCTAAGTCCCGGTGCCGACCCACACCTGCGCCAGCTGTGGCGCTCCGCAACCTGGTCTCAGGCGCCGCCCAGCAGCTGCTTGATGTCGTCCGTCCAGTCCTGCAGCGGCGTGCCGTAGCGCACGAACAGGCGCAGCCGCCCCTGCGGGTCGTAGACGTAGCTGGCCGCGGTGTGATCGACGCTGTAGTCGGCCGAATCCTTGCGCGGCACCTTCTGGTAGAACACCTTGAAGTCCCTGGCCAGCGCGGCCAGCTTCTCGGGCGTGGGGGCGTACAGCGCCAGAAAGCTCGGATCGAAGGGCTGCATGTAGGCCTTGAGCACGGCCGGCGTGTCGCGCTCCGGGTCGACGCTGACGAACAGCACCTGCAGCCTGTCGCCCTCGGCACCCAGCGCCTGCTTGACCTGCGCCAACTCGCTCATGGTGGTGGGGCATACGTCCGGGCAGTGGGTGTAGCCGAAGAACACCACCACCACCTTGCCCTTGAAGTCGGCCAGCGTGCGCGGCTTGCCGTCGAAGTCGACGAGCGCAAAGTCCTTGGCGTAGTCGGCCCCCGTGATGTCGGTGGCATGAAACGACGCCTTGCCCGGCGAACAGGCAGAAAAACCAAGCACGGCGCCCGTCAACAGGGCGCCAGCAGCTATTTTTTTAAGAGCTAATCGGCGTTGCATGCGGTCCCGGGGCCTCAAACGTAGTGATCGACCAGAAGCGCGGCGAACAGCAGCGACAGGTGGATCAGGGAAAAGCGGAAGGTCTTGCGCGCCTGCGCGTCGGAATAGGCGCGCCACAACTTGAAGGCCTGCCAGATGAAGCCGGCGTTCAGCACCAGCGCGGCGGCCAGGTACAACCAGCCGCTCATGCCGTAGATGAAGGGCAGCAGGCAGGCGGCCAGCAGGATCAGCGTGTACAGCAGCACCTGCAGGCGGGTGAACGCGTTGCCATGGGTCACCGGCAGCATGGGCAGGCCGCTCTTGCGGTAGTCCTCCACCC from Burkholderiaceae bacterium includes these protein-coding regions:
- a CDS encoding SCO family protein, yielding MQRRLALKKIAAGALLTGAVLGFSACSPGKASFHATDITGADYAKDFALVDFDGKPRTLADFKGKVVVVFFGYTHCPDVCPTTMSELAQVKQALGAEGDRLQVLFVSVDPERDTPAVLKAYMQPFDPSFLALYAPTPEKLAALARDFKVFYQKVPRKDSADYSVDHTAASYVYDPQGRLRLFVRYGTPLQDWTDDIKQLLGGA